A stretch of Paenibacillus peoriae DNA encodes these proteins:
- the hisIE gene encoding bifunctional phosphoribosyl-AMP cyclohydrolase/phosphoribosyl-ATP diphosphatase HisIE, whose product MSNELNQQLSLEQILDNVRWNEVGLVSAIVQDDATLQVLTLAYMNRESLKLSLESGETWFWSRSRQELWHKGATSGNTQKITSIQLDCDGDALLVRVIPNGPACHTGATSCFFRDISAPGTAVAPVAGNAGDHTLVNQTDDISSASADRFEVLAQLEAIIKEREETRPEGAYTTYLFDKGVDKILKKVGEEASETIIAAKNKDNDELRLEVSDLIYHLLVLLQERKLPLDHVLAELNRRHERPRRD is encoded by the coding sequence ATGAGCAACGAATTGAACCAACAGCTATCTCTGGAGCAGATACTGGATAATGTCCGCTGGAATGAGGTGGGTCTTGTCTCGGCGATTGTGCAGGATGATGCCACCCTTCAGGTGCTTACGCTGGCCTACATGAACCGCGAGTCGCTGAAACTGTCTTTGGAGTCGGGAGAGACCTGGTTCTGGTCTCGTTCCAGACAGGAGCTGTGGCACAAGGGGGCTACTTCAGGGAATACGCAAAAAATCACTTCCATCCAGTTGGATTGTGACGGTGATGCTCTGTTGGTACGTGTCATTCCGAACGGTCCTGCCTGTCATACAGGAGCAACGAGCTGCTTTTTCCGTGATATTTCCGCGCCAGGGACGGCTGTAGCACCTGTTGCAGGAAATGCAGGAGACCACACGTTGGTAAATCAAACCGATGATATTTCCAGTGCTTCAGCAGACCGCTTTGAGGTACTTGCCCAGCTGGAGGCGATTATTAAGGAGCGCGAGGAGACACGACCTGAAGGAGCCTATACGACCTATCTTTTTGATAAAGGTGTAGACAAAATCTTGAAAAAGGTTGGCGAGGAAGCATCCGAGACGATCATTGCCGCCAAAAATAAAGATAATGACGAACTGCGCCTGGAGGTCAGCGATTTGATTTATCACCTGCTGGTGCTGTTGCAGGAGCGCAAGCTACCGCTTGATCACGTACTGGCTGAGCTGAATCGCCGTCATGAACGACCTCGTCGTGATTAG
- the ppaX gene encoding pyrophosphatase PpaX translates to MINTILFDLDGTIMDTNELIISTFLHILNHPDADPLTREHIIPHMGGTLDDQLRTFSGLTDVSRLVKDYRAYNQIHHDQMVKPFPYVIEVIQELRARGIKLGVVTTKIRPSTIRVLNLFNLTSSMDYIVTVDDVEHPKPHAEPVLKALTGLNAEAKHTLMVGDSSFDILSAQAAGVKSAGVAWSLKGEETLRGYGPDYMLHDMRDLLKLELQGVNVS, encoded by the coding sequence ATGATAAATACGATTTTGTTTGATTTAGACGGCACCATCATGGATACGAATGAGCTGATCATCAGCACATTTCTACACATTTTGAATCATCCGGATGCTGATCCGCTGACGCGGGAGCATATTATTCCTCATATGGGTGGAACGCTGGACGATCAACTCCGTACTTTTTCGGGATTAACGGATGTATCTAGGCTGGTTAAGGACTACCGTGCTTATAATCAGATTCATCATGACCAAATGGTGAAGCCATTTCCATATGTCATTGAGGTCATTCAGGAGTTGCGTGCGAGAGGGATTAAGCTGGGGGTTGTGACAACCAAAATACGACCATCCACGATACGTGTACTTAATCTGTTCAATCTGACTTCCTCAATGGACTATATTGTAACGGTAGACGATGTGGAACATCCAAAGCCACACGCTGAACCAGTGCTCAAGGCCTTGACAGGTTTGAATGCTGAAGCAAAGCATACATTGATGGTCGGAGACAGTTCTTTTGATATTTTGTCAGCTCAGGCAGCAGGTGTGAAATCGGCTGGTGTAGCTTGGTCGCTCAAGGGCGAGGAAACTCTGCGCGGATATGGGCCTGACTACATGTTGCATGATATGCGGGATTTGCTGAAGCTGGAGCTTCAAGGTGTCAATGTATCGTGA
- the hisG gene encoding ATP phosphoribosyltransferase: protein MTETLKVAMPKGRIYKQASELFRQAGVPIPLDVDETRKLVIPLPELGMEFIMAKPVDVPTYVEYGAADIGIVGKDVLLEENKDVYELLDLGIARCRMSVIALPDWQPGIRQRVATKYPNVASQYFREQGQQVEVIKLNGSIELAPLIGLADRIVDMVETGQTLRENGLVEQISILDITSRLIANRVSYRMKNSSIQALCDRLHQVIPNAVAPRE from the coding sequence ATGACAGAAACATTGAAAGTAGCCATGCCCAAGGGAAGGATTTATAAGCAGGCTTCCGAGCTGTTTCGCCAGGCGGGGGTTCCAATTCCGCTGGATGTGGACGAAACGCGCAAGCTGGTCATTCCACTGCCTGAGCTAGGCATGGAATTTATTATGGCGAAGCCCGTCGATGTTCCTACGTATGTGGAGTACGGGGCGGCGGACATCGGCATTGTGGGCAAGGATGTTTTGCTGGAAGAAAACAAGGATGTGTATGAACTGCTGGATCTGGGGATTGCCCGTTGTCGGATGTCAGTGATTGCTTTACCAGATTGGCAGCCAGGTATTCGTCAGCGGGTCGCTACAAAGTATCCGAATGTGGCTTCCCAGTATTTTCGGGAGCAAGGCCAACAGGTGGAGGTTATTAAGCTGAATGGCTCCATTGAGCTGGCGCCGTTAATTGGCCTGGCAGACCGCATTGTTGATATGGTAGAGACGGGGCAGACCTTGCGGGAGAATGGATTGGTCGAGCAGATCAGCATACTGGATATTACCAGTCGTCTGATTGCCAATCGGGTCAGCTACCGGATGAAAAACAGCTCGATTCAGGCTTTGTGTGATCGATTGCATCAGGTGATTCCCAATGCGGTGGCACCCCGGGAGTAA
- the hisA gene encoding 1-(5-phosphoribosyl)-5-[(5-phosphoribosylamino)methylideneamino]imidazole-4-carboxamide isomerase, whose product MFTIYPAIDIRDGKCVRLVQGDYSQETIYNENPVEVAQEWERMGGSYIHLVDLDGAKAGQPVNDELIGRIASAVQVPVQVGGGLRTREHVERLLSLGVSRVILGTAAIEDRAFTEAVLGTYGDRIAIGLDARNGYVATRGWLETSEVRADELAAELASKGAETFIFTDISRDGMMQGPNVEAVVALAKSSGRTVIASGGVSKMEDLITLSTYAKEGVGGAIVGKALYTGSIDLQVAIQAVAKA is encoded by the coding sequence TTGTTCACGATATACCCAGCGATTGATATTCGCGATGGCAAATGTGTACGACTGGTACAAGGAGATTATAGCCAGGAGACGATATACAACGAAAACCCAGTGGAGGTTGCCCAAGAATGGGAGCGTATGGGCGGCTCCTACATTCACTTGGTTGATTTGGACGGTGCTAAAGCAGGCCAACCGGTGAACGATGAGCTCATTGGGCGCATCGCTTCTGCGGTGCAAGTGCCTGTACAAGTGGGTGGCGGCTTGCGTACGCGTGAACATGTGGAGCGGCTGTTGTCGTTGGGAGTGAGCCGTGTGATCTTGGGTACGGCAGCGATTGAGGACCGTGCTTTTACGGAAGCGGTATTGGGTACCTACGGTGATCGGATCGCCATTGGTCTGGATGCACGGAATGGCTATGTGGCCACGCGCGGATGGCTTGAAACCTCGGAGGTTCGAGCGGACGAATTGGCTGCTGAGTTGGCCTCCAAGGGAGCGGAAACGTTCATTTTCACAGACATTTCCCGCGACGGAATGATGCAAGGCCCGAATGTCGAGGCGGTCGTAGCGCTTGCGAAAAGCAGTGGACGAACCGTGATCGCTTCCGGCGGTGTCAGTAAGATGGAAGATCTAATCACGCTGAGCACCTATGCGAAGGAGGGTGTAGGTGGTGCTATTGTGGGTAAAGCATTGTATACAGGGAGCATTGATTTACAGGTTGCCATACAAGCTGTAGCAAAGGCATAG
- the lgt gene encoding prolipoprotein diacylglyceryl transferase — translation MSTATLLLNPIAFSIGAIKVHWYGLILGLAALVGLYLAIREGKRFGISQDFFMDMLLLGVPSAIIGARIYYVAFKWEDYRDNLWDVFKIWNGGIAIYGALIGAIICAVIYFRYKGYNFWRIADICAPGLLIGQAIGRWGNFVNQEAYGGPTEEIFLRNQLHLPDFIVNQMNVNGVFHHPTFLYESLWSIVGVILLLVIRRMKFVRAGEMFAFYFIWYSIGRFFIERVRTDSLAFQGPDWLASFVNALWSPMVWLGFEPGHLDPSYGNVRISQLLPIFIVVAAVIFILVRRRKGTSVARYSDPIISSKAGIDQVPDVMPEQVSRPGQDAVPPTATADKLPKEDTDEDKKEHL, via the coding sequence ATGTCAACGGCAACATTACTGCTGAATCCGATCGCTTTTTCAATCGGGGCAATCAAGGTCCACTGGTATGGGCTTATTTTGGGGCTGGCGGCGCTTGTGGGTTTATATCTTGCCATCCGTGAAGGAAAAAGATTCGGTATTTCGCAGGACTTTTTTATGGATATGCTGCTTCTGGGTGTTCCCTCAGCTATTATTGGAGCGCGTATTTATTATGTAGCCTTCAAATGGGAAGACTACCGAGATAATCTATGGGATGTTTTTAAAATTTGGAATGGCGGTATTGCGATATACGGTGCCTTGATCGGGGCCATTATATGTGCGGTCATTTATTTCCGGTATAAAGGGTATAACTTCTGGCGTATCGCTGATATTTGTGCACCAGGCCTACTGATCGGTCAAGCGATTGGACGCTGGGGTAATTTTGTCAATCAGGAAGCCTACGGTGGACCGACGGAAGAGATATTTTTGCGGAATCAGCTGCATCTGCCGGATTTCATTGTGAATCAGATGAACGTTAACGGGGTGTTCCATCACCCTACATTTTTATATGAATCACTGTGGAGTATTGTAGGTGTGATTTTGCTGCTCGTCATTCGTCGTATGAAATTTGTGCGTGCAGGCGAAATGTTTGCATTTTACTTCATTTGGTACTCAATTGGCCGTTTCTTCATCGAGCGTGTACGGACGGACAGTTTGGCTTTTCAGGGACCGGATTGGCTGGCTTCCTTTGTGAATGCTTTGTGGTCTCCTATGGTATGGCTAGGGTTTGAACCAGGGCATCTGGACCCGAGTTACGGTAATGTACGGATCTCGCAATTGCTGCCTATCTTTATTGTTGTAGCTGCCGTGATTTTCATTTTGGTTCGTCGCCGGAAGGGTACATCTGTTGCTCGATATAGCGATCCGATTATCTCCAGCAAAGCGGGGATTGATCAGGTACCTGACGTGATGCCAGAGCAGGTATCCCGTCCAGGACAGGACGCGGTTCCTCCAACAGCTACGGCGGATAAGCTACCTAAGGAAGACACGGACGAGGACAAGAAGGAGCATCTATGA
- the hisF gene encoding imidazole glycerol phosphate synthase subunit HisF, whose protein sequence is MLAKRIIPCLDVKDGRVVKGVNFVNLRDAGDPVELAALYDREGADEIVFLDISASVEGRATMEEVVRQTAGEIAIPFTVGGGISHVDDMKRILRAGADKIGVNTAAVRNPQLIAEGARSFGSQCIVVAIDAKYNEAWDEWEVYTHGGRTPSGIRALAWAKEAEQLGAGEILLTSMNADGTKDGFDLPLTSAVSDTVGIPVIASGGAGKQDHFYDVFTAGRADAGLAATIFHYKEIGIPDLKRDLKRRGVEIR, encoded by the coding sequence ATGCTGGCTAAACGTATTATTCCCTGCTTGGATGTAAAGGATGGCAGGGTGGTTAAGGGCGTTAATTTTGTGAACTTACGCGATGCAGGTGATCCGGTGGAATTGGCGGCGCTTTATGACCGGGAAGGGGCAGATGAAATCGTATTTCTGGATATTTCTGCTTCAGTTGAAGGGCGTGCCACCATGGAAGAAGTAGTTCGTCAGACAGCCGGGGAAATTGCCATTCCTTTCACCGTAGGTGGCGGGATATCTCATGTCGATGATATGAAACGCATTTTGCGTGCCGGGGCTGATAAAATCGGCGTAAATACGGCGGCTGTCCGTAATCCTCAGCTGATTGCGGAGGGGGCGCGCAGCTTTGGCTCACAATGTATCGTTGTTGCCATTGATGCCAAGTACAACGAGGCGTGGGACGAGTGGGAAGTATATACCCACGGAGGCCGCACGCCATCTGGTATTCGCGCCTTGGCCTGGGCCAAGGAAGCTGAACAGTTGGGAGCCGGTGAGATTCTGCTAACCAGCATGAATGCGGACGGAACCAAGGACGGCTTTGACCTGCCGCTGACTTCTGCGGTATCGGATACCGTCGGAATTCCAGTTATTGCTTCTGGCGGAGCAGGCAAACAGGATCATTTCTATGACGTGTTTACGGCGGGCAGAGCGGATGCTGGATTAGCAGCAACGATTTTTCACTATAAAGAAATAGGAATCCCTGACCTAAAACGGGATTTGAAGCGCAGAGGAGTGGAGATACGATGA
- the hisD gene encoding histidinol dehydrogenase: MKIVSARDFSLQREVDYGTPEQNEAVRTIIQSVRQEGDEAVLRYTQSFDGVSLIAEQLRVTEEELKAAYDKVEPSFLQAIREAADNIRAFHMKQKRNSWMDLQPDGSLLGQIIRPLKRVGVYVPGGKAAYPSSVLMNVIPAQVAGVPEIVMVTPPATGGKAGIDPYTLVAAAEAGVTEIYRVGGAQAIASLAYGTHSIEPVDKICGPGNIYVALAKREVYGAVDIDSIAGPSEIVVLADDTANASYVAADLLSQAEHDEMASAILVTPSQRLAEEVSAEVQRQLEELPRRDIAAASVEAYGAIIVVDTLEEGIHIVNRLAPEHLEIMTEQPMEHVGLIENAGAIFLGAYSSEPVGDYFAGPNHIIPTNGTARFSSPVDVDDFIKKSSMIYYSKEALLRNGETIMQLARHEGLEGHARAIQVRLDNEKKAVDGDGERK, translated from the coding sequence ATGAAGATTGTATCAGCCCGTGATTTCAGTCTCCAACGGGAGGTGGATTACGGCACACCTGAGCAAAATGAGGCTGTGCGTACCATTATTCAGTCGGTACGCCAAGAGGGGGATGAGGCTGTCCTGCGGTATACGCAATCGTTTGATGGTGTATCGCTGATCGCAGAGCAACTTCGTGTGACGGAGGAAGAATTGAAGGCGGCATATGACAAGGTAGAGCCTTCTTTTTTACAGGCGATTCGAGAAGCGGCGGATAATATCCGTGCTTTTCACATGAAGCAAAAACGTAATTCGTGGATGGATTTACAGCCAGACGGTAGCTTGCTCGGCCAAATTATCCGACCGTTGAAACGTGTAGGCGTGTATGTTCCGGGTGGTAAAGCGGCCTATCCATCCTCGGTGCTGATGAATGTCATTCCCGCTCAGGTGGCTGGTGTACCGGAGATTGTCATGGTGACCCCCCCGGCGACAGGCGGCAAGGCAGGGATAGATCCATATACACTGGTAGCTGCGGCAGAGGCTGGTGTAACGGAAATATATAGGGTTGGCGGAGCGCAGGCGATTGCTTCTCTCGCTTACGGAACACATAGCATTGAACCAGTCGATAAAATTTGCGGTCCCGGTAACATTTATGTAGCGCTGGCGAAGCGCGAGGTGTACGGCGCGGTGGATATCGACAGTATAGCGGGACCAAGTGAAATTGTCGTGTTGGCTGACGACACGGCGAATGCCTCATATGTAGCGGCTGACCTGCTTTCACAGGCGGAACATGACGAGATGGCCTCAGCCATACTGGTTACGCCCTCGCAACGCTTGGCCGAAGAAGTATCAGCTGAAGTACAGCGCCAATTGGAAGAGCTACCGCGTAGAGATATTGCTGCTGCATCGGTGGAGGCATACGGGGCTATCATTGTCGTCGACACTTTGGAAGAGGGCATCCATATTGTAAACCGACTGGCACCAGAACATTTGGAAATTATGACAGAGCAGCCGATGGAGCATGTAGGTCTGATCGAAAACGCGGGAGCTATTTTCCTGGGAGCGTACAGCTCGGAGCCAGTAGGCGATTATTTTGCCGGACCTAACCACATTATTCCGACGAATGGAACGGCACGTTTTTCCTCGCCAGTGGATGTTGATGATTTTATCAAGAAGTCGAGTATGATCTATTACAGCAAAGAAGCGCTACTGCGCAATGGTGAGACGATTATGCAGCTTGCCCGCCATGAAGGACTGGAAGGTCACGCACGGGCGATACAAGTTCGATTGGACAATGAAAAGAAGGCGGTGGATGGCGATGGGGAACGAAAATAA
- a CDS encoding ATP phosphoribosyltransferase regulatory subunit, with amino-acid sequence MSKPKGFEIPVGVRDYLPRAVSKLRAIELNVLECMERWGYRQIMTPTMEYYDTVGVASSTSDRKLFKLLNNRGTTLVLRSDMTAPIARVVSSLLKEEEVPLRLSYHANVFRAIEEEAGREAEFFQTGVELVGDDSPEADAEVVALAIASLQAAGVASFKIAMGHVGFLNGLFEEIIPGRQAEQQALKELLLSRDVVGYRTAIEALGLAPEHRDKLEAILRLRGGKEICDQAIRLSVEQQTIQSIAHLCEVWEVLEAYGVSEHVLIDLTMIGDFSYYTGMTFEGYAAEIGFPVCNGGRYDNLLQQFGRSVPATGFALKTNRIVDGVDGIQMETKLPVLIRYDEQGRQEALSAAAQLRATGLTVVTGLTGGPEDRRREQQGLYAEVYSYTAEGREPVQGGNCHDRNIESSHAQGKDL; translated from the coding sequence ATGTCTAAGCCAAAAGGATTCGAGATCCCTGTAGGGGTTCGAGATTATCTTCCACGTGCAGTGTCGAAGCTGCGGGCCATCGAACTGAATGTACTCGAATGCATGGAGCGCTGGGGTTACCGCCAGATCATGACGCCTACGATGGAATACTACGATACGGTAGGAGTGGCTAGTTCTACTTCCGATCGAAAGCTGTTTAAATTACTCAATAACCGGGGAACCACGTTGGTGCTGCGATCGGATATGACCGCTCCCATTGCGCGGGTGGTATCTTCGTTGCTAAAGGAAGAGGAAGTACCACTCCGACTTTCCTACCACGCAAATGTATTTCGGGCGATTGAGGAAGAGGCAGGAAGAGAAGCGGAGTTTTTTCAGACAGGTGTGGAGCTGGTAGGTGATGATTCGCCTGAGGCTGATGCAGAAGTTGTAGCATTGGCTATTGCATCATTACAGGCGGCAGGAGTGGCCTCTTTTAAAATTGCCATGGGACATGTGGGATTTCTGAACGGCTTATTTGAGGAAATCATTCCAGGCCGTCAGGCTGAACAACAAGCGCTAAAGGAACTGTTGCTCAGTCGTGATGTAGTGGGCTACCGAACAGCGATTGAAGCTTTGGGCTTGGCTCCCGAACATCGGGATAAGCTGGAAGCTATTCTTCGGTTGCGCGGTGGAAAAGAAATTTGTGACCAGGCTATCCGTCTTAGTGTGGAGCAGCAGACGATTCAATCCATTGCACATTTGTGCGAGGTGTGGGAAGTACTGGAGGCATACGGCGTATCTGAGCATGTGTTAATCGACCTTACCATGATCGGGGATTTTTCATATTATACAGGAATGACTTTTGAGGGCTATGCGGCGGAGATTGGGTTCCCGGTATGCAACGGGGGTCGCTATGACAATCTGCTTCAGCAGTTTGGTCGATCCGTACCTGCAACGGGATTTGCATTGAAGACAAACCGGATCGTCGATGGTGTGGATGGTATCCAAATGGAGACGAAGCTTCCTGTACTTATCCGTTATGACGAACAGGGACGCCAAGAGGCGTTATCTGCAGCGGCACAGCTACGCGCAACAGGTCTTACTGTAGTAACAGGGCTCACGGGCGGACCGGAAGATCGACGTCGTGAGCAGCAGGGGCTGTACGCAGAGGTATACAGCTATACAGCCGAAGGAAGAGAGCCAGTACAAGGGGGGAACTGCCATGACAGAAACATTGAAAGTAGCCATGCCCAAGGGAAGGATTTATAA
- a CDS encoding acyltransferase, whose translation MVKKERIPELDVYRGILIAAVVTIHATSMALIDARHSLLFYPFLFLNMFSSFAVPVFIFVSGFVLFYNYVDRPLRGKNMLIFFRKRLMFIVLPYVLFSLVYYLTLVTRGLMPLSDLPLVLLTGKAYTHLYYVIIIIQFYLVFPLLLWGVQRLCHWISSPRRAACIILAVGLVIQWGFVLLNKYVWQEERGSLAITYISYFALGAAVAIGYEGFKKWLFPVSGTVIRRGQLISWWGLWVAWLLLGIAYVQIWFVAYREAIYADSLIYELLHNAYALVSALVLFQFSVLLYRHANDRLRMLISWLGSCSFGIYLLHPALLRVYRKLDLHGTPVEYIFSVTGGWLLALFGSWLIVTLCFRYVPFAWIGLGTVPKFSSRSKDEQMNS comes from the coding sequence TTGGTCAAAAAAGAACGTATACCAGAGCTTGATGTTTACCGGGGAATATTAATTGCAGCCGTTGTTACCATTCATGCGACTTCAATGGCTTTAATTGATGCGCGCCATTCTCTATTGTTTTACCCTTTTCTATTTTTAAATATGTTTAGTAGCTTTGCGGTGCCAGTATTTATTTTTGTGAGCGGGTTTGTTTTATTTTACAATTATGTCGATAGGCCGCTTCGTGGTAAGAATATGCTTATATTCTTCCGAAAAAGACTGATGTTTATTGTGTTACCGTACGTTTTGTTTTCTCTTGTGTATTATTTGACCTTGGTAACACGCGGGTTGATGCCGCTCAGTGATCTTCCGCTCGTGCTGTTAACGGGAAAGGCGTACACGCATTTGTATTATGTCATCATCATCATCCAATTTTATTTGGTCTTCCCACTGTTGTTGTGGGGAGTGCAGCGCTTATGTCATTGGATATCGAGTCCACGGAGAGCAGCCTGTATCATTTTGGCAGTAGGGTTAGTCATTCAATGGGGGTTTGTATTGCTGAACAAATATGTTTGGCAAGAGGAAAGAGGAAGTCTCGCGATTACGTATATCAGTTATTTTGCCTTGGGCGCAGCTGTAGCGATTGGATATGAAGGGTTTAAAAAGTGGCTTTTTCCGGTGTCAGGTACAGTAATTAGACGCGGACAGTTGATCAGTTGGTGGGGCTTGTGGGTGGCTTGGCTACTCCTGGGTATAGCATATGTACAAATATGGTTTGTAGCATATCGCGAAGCCATCTATGCAGACTCGCTGATCTATGAACTGCTCCATAATGCATATGCCCTCGTCTCAGCGCTGGTGCTGTTTCAGTTCTCGGTTTTATTATATCGTCATGCTAACGATAGGCTGCGAATGTTAATCAGCTGGCTGGGCTCATGCTCATTCGGCATTTATTTACTTCACCCGGCGTTATTGAGAGTATATCGCAAGCTGGATTTGCACGGAACGCCAGTAGAATATATCTTCTCTGTTACGGGTGGATGGTTGTTGGCGTTGTTTGGCTCATGGTTGATTGTGACGTTGTGTTTTCGATATGTACCATTTGCATGGATCGGTTTGGGCACGGTTCCGAAGTTTTCTTCCCGGAGTAAAGATGAACAAATGAATAGCTAA
- the hisB gene encoding imidazoleglycerol-phosphate dehydratase HisB, with product MGNENNVAGRTGSVSRKTNETDIQLSFAVDGTGQAEIETDVPFLNHMLDLFTKHGHFDLNVQARGDVDIDDHHTVEDIGICLGQTLLEALGDKKGIKRYASVFVPMDEALAQVVIDLSNRPHFEYRAEYPSQQVGSFSTELVHEFLWKFALEARMTLHVIVHYGQNTHHMIEAVFKALGRALDEATSIDPRVTGVPSTKGVL from the coding sequence ATGGGGAACGAAAATAACGTAGCAGGACGTACAGGCAGCGTCAGCCGAAAGACGAACGAAACGGACATTCAGCTATCTTTTGCAGTAGACGGCACAGGGCAAGCTGAGATTGAAACGGATGTTCCTTTTCTGAATCACATGCTGGACTTGTTCACCAAGCACGGACACTTTGATCTGAATGTGCAGGCCAGAGGGGATGTGGATATCGACGATCATCATACCGTAGAGGATATTGGTATTTGTCTGGGACAGACCTTGCTGGAAGCATTGGGTGATAAAAAAGGAATTAAGCGCTATGCCAGCGTCTTTGTACCAATGGATGAGGCGCTCGCACAGGTTGTCATTGATCTGAGTAACCGACCTCATTTTGAGTATCGTGCGGAGTATCCATCACAGCAGGTAGGGAGCTTTTCGACAGAGCTGGTGCATGAATTTCTGTGGAAATTTGCGTTGGAGGCTCGCATGACGCTACACGTCATCGTTCACTACGGGCAAAATACCCACCATATGATTGAGGCGGTGTTCAAAGCGCTGGGACGTGCATTGGATGAAGCGACATCCATTGATCCACGGGTGACGGGAGTGCCTTCAACGAAGGGAGTGCTGTAG
- the hisH gene encoding imidazole glycerol phosphate synthase subunit HisH, with protein sequence MSIAIVDYGRGNLHSVSKAVERLGYEAVVTGDAQVIRSSSGVILPGVGAFGDAMEHLRSSGLDRVIQEVASAGQPLLGVCLGMQLLFTRGEEYGSHEGLNILPGEVVRFAPDLGVKVPHMGWNRLRMTQPNHPLLQGLEEGHVYFVHSYHAKPEAESDLLAVTDYGGPVTAIVGRGHVYGMQFHPEKSGEMGMRLLRQFLELAEAEKRA encoded by the coding sequence ATGTCCATTGCCATTGTGGATTACGGCAGAGGCAATCTGCATAGTGTGAGCAAGGCAGTTGAGCGTCTTGGCTATGAGGCTGTAGTAACGGGAGATGCCCAAGTGATTCGTTCCTCCAGCGGTGTGATTTTGCCGGGTGTAGGGGCATTCGGGGATGCTATGGAGCATTTACGTTCCAGCGGATTGGATCGGGTGATTCAGGAGGTTGCAAGCGCTGGACAACCACTGCTCGGTGTTTGTCTAGGAATGCAACTGTTGTTCACTCGTGGTGAAGAATACGGCAGTCACGAAGGGCTTAATATCTTACCAGGTGAGGTCGTTCGGTTTGCTCCTGATCTGGGGGTTAAAGTGCCGCATATGGGCTGGAATCGTCTGCGTATGACTCAGCCGAACCACCCGTTGTTACAGGGCTTGGAGGAAGGACATGTGTATTTCGTACATTCCTATCATGCGAAGCCGGAGGCCGAAAGTGACCTACTGGCGGTGACTGACTACGGTGGGCCCGTAACGGCTATCGTGGGCAGAGGCCATGTATATGGCATGCAGTTCCACCCGGAGAAAAGCGGGGAAATGGGGATGCGGTTGCTTCGACAGTTTTTGGAACTGGCGGAAGCGGAAAAGCGAGCGTAA
- a CDS encoding acyltransferase yields the protein MRRVNRYPVEGPNALWQIYRTVSRWKGIKNFIFIQIARYCPVLSLKNVIYRRVLGMKVGQHAAFGLMVMVDVFFPEHITIGNNSVIGYNTTILAHEYLIQEYRIGKVVIGDHVLIGANTTILPGVTIGDGAIVAAGAVVHKDVPAGAFVGGNPLRDLRRSGVDE from the coding sequence GTGAGAAGGGTGAACCGCTATCCTGTAGAAGGTCCCAATGCGTTGTGGCAGATTTATCGGACGGTGAGCCGCTGGAAAGGCATTAAGAACTTTATTTTTATACAGATTGCCCGGTATTGTCCTGTGCTTTCTCTGAAAAACGTCATTTACCGCAGAGTGCTGGGGATGAAGGTGGGGCAACATGCGGCCTTCGGCCTGATGGTGATGGTGGATGTTTTTTTTCCGGAGCATATTACGATAGGGAACAATTCGGTCATTGGATATAACACAACGATACTGGCTCACGAATACCTCATACAAGAGTATCGTATCGGTAAAGTGGTGATTGGTGATCATGTGCTTATCGGCGCCAACACAACCATTTTGCCGGGTGTCACCATCGGTGACGGAGCTATCGTAGCAGCCGGAGCGGTCGTGCATAAAGACGTGCCCGCAGGTGCATTTGTAGGTGGCAATCCGTTGCGTGATTTAAGACGCTCTGGTGTGGATGAGTAG